TTCGGCGGTGCGCTCGCTCTTCCGCCACGCCCACCGGGAAGGCCTGGTGGAGCACAGCCCGGCGCGCAGCGTTCGAGGACCCAAGCTGCCCAAGAAGCTCCCCCGCACCCTGCGGCCGGCGGAGGTCGAAACCCTCCTCGAGGCGGTGGACGGCGAGGATCCCCTGGCCCGCCGCGATCGCGCGCTGTTAGAGCTGCTCTACGCCACCGGGCTGCGCGTCTCGGAGCTCGTGGGCCTGGACTGGAACGACCTGGACCTACCGGAACGCACCCTCCGCGTTTTGGGCAAGGGGAAGAAAGAGCGCATCGTGCCCTTCGGCCGCCGCGCCGCCGAGGCCCTGGACCAGTGGCTAGACCACTGGGAGGAAGTGCGCGCACGCCAGGAGGGAGCCCTGCTGGAGGAATCGCAGCCTCTCTTCCTGCACCACCGCGGCGGCCGGCTGAGCGCCCGTTCGGTGCGCCGCCGCCTCGATCAAGCGGTGGAGAAGGCAGCCCTCGCCAGCGGCGCCCATCCCCACGCCCTGCGCCATTCCTTCGCCACCCACCTGCTGGAGGGCGGCGCCGACCTGCGCACCATTCAGGAGCTGCTGGGCCACAGCTCCCTCTCCACCACCCAGCGCTACACCCACCTGGAGCTCGACCGCCTGCTCAACGTCTACCACCAAAGCCACCCCCGAGCCCGCAGCACTGAGGAAGATTAGGCGCCCCTCGGCACCCGGTCGTTCGGCGAACCTGCAGTGTCCTGATCGGTGAAGAGCGAGGACTCCGAGGCGCCCGCCGGAGGCACGAGTCACGGCGGAGAAACGCGCGAAACTGTCTGAGCACCAGCGAGTTTTTCGCGCGCCGCCGAGACTCGGTCCCCTCCGGCGGCCAGCAGCGCCGAGGCCCGAGCGACCACCGACCAGGACACGGCCCAGGAGCAGAAAGCTCGGTGACGGCGACAGGCTCCACCCGAACCCCCGGCCCTGCTACAATCCGTCCTTCATGACGAATGAAACTCGAACTCGCTCGACAACCGTTCTCCTCGTCCGCCGCAACGACAGCGTTTGCATCGCCAGCGACGGTCAGGTGACCCTCGGAGATACGGTCATCAAGTCCACCGCCGGCAAGGTCAAGCGCGTGGGCAAAGGCCAGGTCTTGGTCGGCTTCGCCGGTGGCGCCGCCGACGGATTGGCTCTCATCACCCGCTTCGAATCCAAGCTCGAAGAATTCCAAAGCAACCTGGAGCGGGCGGTGGTGGAGCTGGCCAAGGATTGGCGCACCGACCGCGCCCTGCGCCAGCTCCAGGCCGCCATGCTGGTGGCCAACAAGCGCCACACCTTCTATCTCTCCGGCAACGGCGACCTCATGCAGCCCGACGACGACGGCCTGATGGCCATCGGCTCCGGCGGCAACTTCGCCCTCGCCGCCGCCCGCGCCCTCATCGAGCACACCGAGCTCAGCGCCCGGGAGATCTGCGAGGCGGCGATGAAGATCGCCGGCGACATCTGCATCTACAGCAACCACCGCCTCACCCTCGAGGAGCTCTAGCGTCATGTCCACCATCCTGCCGGATGAGACCGACCAGCCCCTCGGCATCGAGAATCTCCCACCCCGGGAGATCGTCTCGGAGCTGGACAAATACGTCATTGGCCAGCAGCAGGCCAAGCGTGCCGTGGCGGTGGCGTTGCGCAACCGCTGGCGGCGCCAGCAGCTCTCCGAGGAGCTGGCGGACGAGATCTACCCTAAGAACATCCTGATGATCGGCTCCACCGGCGTCGGCAAGACCGAGATCGCCCGCCGGCTGGCCAAGCTCGCCCGGGCACCGTTCATCAAGGTCGAGGCAAGCAAATTCACCGAGGTGGGCTACGTTGGCCGGGACGTCGAGTCCATGGTCCGCGACCTCACCGAGATCGCCTACAGCATGGTGCGGGAAGAAAAGCGCGAAGCGGTGCTCGAGGCCGCCCAGGCCCACGCCGAGGAACGGCTGCTTCAGCTCTTGGTGCCCTCGTCCAACATCGGCCTGAGCAGCACCCCCAGCGAAGACCTCACCGAGACTCGCGAGAAATTCCGCAAAAAGCTCCGGGAAGGCGCCCTGGACAACCGCGAGGTGCAG
This is a stretch of genomic DNA from Acidobacteriota bacterium. It encodes these proteins:
- the xerC gene encoding tyrosine recombinase XerC, yielding MRNLIHDFLDHLRDARGLSEHTLRAYGHDLEEFVDFLERDYLGREGVEPQEVEAAAVRAFLASLGRRKVTAATQSRALSAVRSLFRHAHREGLVEHSPARSVRGPKLPKKLPRTLRPAEVETLLEAVDGEDPLARRDRALLELLYATGLRVSELVGLDWNDLDLPERTLRVLGKGKKERIVPFGRRAAEALDQWLDHWEEVRARQEGALLEESQPLFLHHRGGRLSARSVRRRLDQAVEKAALASGAHPHALRHSFATHLLEGGADLRTIQELLGHSSLSTTQRYTHLELDRLLNVYHQSHPRARSTEED
- the hslV gene encoding ATP-dependent protease subunit HslV yields the protein MTNETRTRSTTVLLVRRNDSVCIASDGQVTLGDTVIKSTAGKVKRVGKGQVLVGFAGGAADGLALITRFESKLEEFQSNLERAVVELAKDWRTDRALRQLQAAMLVANKRHTFYLSGNGDLMQPDDDGLMAIGSGGNFALAAARALIEHTELSAREICEAAMKIAGDICIYSNHRLTLEEL